A section of the Dermacoccus nishinomiyaensis genome encodes:
- a CDS encoding histidine phosphatase family protein: MSMSEHATSDPSRTPQPSLAAVSEPRVPVTTLVHLVRHGEVHNPEKVLYGRLDGYHLSELGHEMAELTSQWLAPRDVTHLVSSPLERAQETMAPIADKLGLPVTLDERVIEAGNDFEGMTVGSNPKQLMQPRFWPKLTNPFRPSWGEPYDEIAARMDAAIRDARDAASGHEAVIVSHQLPVWTARRFAEGKRLWHDPRSRECTLASVTTIEFIDDEITDVRYTEPAGRLLAASTNAVGA, translated from the coding sequence GTGAGCATGTCCGAGCACGCCACCTCCGATCCGTCGCGGACGCCGCAGCCGTCGCTCGCTGCCGTCAGCGAGCCGCGGGTGCCCGTCACGACGCTCGTGCACCTCGTGCGCCACGGCGAGGTCCACAACCCCGAGAAGGTGTTGTACGGGCGCCTCGATGGATACCACCTCTCTGAGCTCGGGCACGAGATGGCCGAGTTGACGAGCCAGTGGTTGGCGCCACGCGACGTCACGCACCTCGTCAGCTCGCCGCTCGAGCGAGCGCAGGAGACGATGGCGCCGATCGCCGACAAGCTCGGTCTGCCCGTCACGCTCGACGAGCGTGTCATCGAGGCAGGCAACGACTTCGAGGGCATGACGGTGGGCTCGAACCCCAAGCAGCTCATGCAGCCGCGCTTCTGGCCGAAGCTCACCAACCCGTTCCGCCCCAGCTGGGGCGAGCCGTACGACGAGATCGCCGCGCGCATGGATGCGGCGATCCGTGATGCTCGTGATGCGGCATCCGGGCACGAGGCCGTCATCGTCAGCCACCAGCTGCCGGTGTGGACGGCGCGTCGTTTCGCCGAGGGCAAGCGCCTGTGGCACGACCCGCGCTCGCGCGAGTGCACGCTCGCGTCGGTGACGACGATCGAGTTCATCGACGATGAGATCACCGACGTGCGCTACACCGAACCCGCCGGCCGGTTGCTCGCCGCCTCGACGAATGCGGTGGGAGCATGA
- the hemL gene encoding glutamate-1-semialdehyde 2,1-aminomutase yields the protein MSQNTSTSQALLDHARSVTPGGVNSPVRAFRAVGGTPRFIREAKGPWLTDVDGNRYVDLICSWGPMILGHADPRVMDAVQQAASHGFSFGTPSENEVALATEIVSRVEPVEQVRLVSSGTEATMSAIRLARGATQRSKIIKFAGCYHGHVDALLAAAGSGLATFALPDSAGVPASSAGETIVLPYNDVDALDAAFAEHGDEVAAVITEASPGNMGVVPPAPGFTKALRDITTKHGALLISDEVMTGFRCSAAGWFGHEGQQGETAPDLFTFGKVMGGGFPAAAFGGRRDLMELLAPDGPVYQAGTLAGNPIATAAGLATLQACTPEVYAHLDLVAHTIADAASSELTKAGVPHQVQWASSMFSIFFTDEAVTNYDGAKKQDIHAFARFFDAMLAQGVHLPPSSFEAWFVSASHDDEAVAHIVEALPTAARAAASTDSAATL from the coding sequence ATGAGCCAGAACACCTCGACGTCTCAGGCATTGCTCGATCACGCCCGCTCGGTCACCCCAGGCGGCGTCAACTCCCCGGTGCGGGCGTTCCGCGCCGTCGGCGGCACGCCGCGCTTCATCCGTGAGGCGAAGGGGCCGTGGCTGACGGACGTCGACGGCAACCGTTACGTCGACCTCATCTGCTCGTGGGGGCCGATGATCCTCGGCCACGCCGACCCGCGCGTCATGGACGCGGTGCAGCAGGCCGCGTCGCACGGGTTCAGCTTCGGCACGCCGAGCGAGAACGAGGTGGCGCTCGCCACCGAGATCGTCAGCCGCGTCGAGCCGGTCGAGCAGGTACGCCTCGTCTCCTCCGGCACCGAGGCCACGATGTCGGCCATCCGTCTCGCCCGCGGCGCGACGCAGCGCAGCAAGATCATCAAGTTCGCAGGGTGCTACCACGGCCACGTCGACGCGCTGCTCGCCGCCGCCGGCTCCGGCCTCGCGACGTTCGCCCTGCCCGACTCGGCCGGCGTCCCCGCCTCGAGTGCGGGAGAGACGATCGTGCTGCCGTACAACGACGTCGACGCGCTCGACGCGGCCTTCGCCGAGCACGGTGACGAGGTCGCCGCCGTCATCACCGAGGCCTCGCCGGGCAACATGGGCGTCGTGCCGCCGGCGCCCGGTTTTACGAAGGCGCTGCGCGACATCACCACGAAGCACGGCGCTCTGCTCATCTCCGACGAGGTGATGACGGGCTTCCGCTGCTCCGCGGCCGGCTGGTTCGGTCACGAGGGTCAGCAGGGTGAGACGGCGCCCGATCTGTTCACGTTCGGCAAGGTCATGGGCGGCGGCTTCCCGGCTGCCGCGTTCGGTGGGCGTCGCGACCTCATGGAGCTGCTCGCACCCGACGGCCCCGTCTACCAGGCGGGCACCCTCGCCGGTAACCCGATCGCGACGGCCGCCGGCCTCGCGACGCTGCAGGCCTGCACGCCGGAGGTCTACGCGCACCTCGACCTCGTCGCACACACGATCGCCGATGCGGCCTCGAGCGAGCTGACGAAGGCCGGCGTCCCGCACCAGGTGCAGTGGGCGAGTTCGATGTTCTCGATCTTCTTCACCGACGAGGCCGTGACGAACTACGACGGCGCCAAGAAACAGGACATCCATGCCTTCGCCCGCTTCTTCGACGCGATGCTCGCCCAGGGCGTGCACCTGCCGCCGTCGTCGTTCGAGGCCTGGTTCGTCTCCGCGAGTCACGACGACGAGGCCGTCGCGCACATCGTCGAAGCGCTGCCGACCGCGGCGCGCGCCGCGGCGTCCACAGACTCGGCTGCGACACTGTGA
- a CDS encoding TlpA family protein disulfide reductase, producing the protein MSSSITRRAAAVIAAGALTFGATACGDGKNDEISKQAQDQKGYVGGDGTVEELPAAKRDKPVTLSGKLLDGTDWNVEQARGKVVVLNVWGAWCGPCGAEMPHLQKAWQSYEKAGKNVVFMGIDQRDSNAVASSTLKKWGVTYPSLANDDGANLQGLQRKVSATPTTLVLDAQGRIAARVSGATTETTVRNMVDKVLAEKA; encoded by the coding sequence ATGAGCAGCAGCATCACCCGGCGCGCCGCCGCCGTCATCGCTGCCGGTGCTCTGACGTTCGGTGCGACGGCGTGCGGTGACGGCAAGAACGACGAGATCAGCAAGCAGGCGCAGGACCAGAAGGGCTACGTCGGCGGCGACGGAACCGTCGAGGAGCTTCCCGCAGCCAAGCGAGACAAGCCCGTCACGTTGAGTGGCAAGCTGCTCGACGGTACCGACTGGAACGTGGAGCAGGCTCGCGGCAAGGTTGTCGTGCTCAACGTCTGGGGCGCCTGGTGCGGCCCGTGCGGGGCCGAGATGCCGCACCTGCAGAAGGCGTGGCAGTCGTACGAGAAGGCGGGCAAGAACGTCGTGTTCATGGGCATCGACCAGCGTGACTCGAACGCCGTCGCCAGTTCGACCCTGAAGAAGTGGGGCGTCACGTACCCGTCCCTGGCCAATGACGACGGCGCCAACCTGCAGGGCCTTCAGCGCAAGGTCTCCGCGACCCCGACGACGCTCGTGCTCGACGCGCAGGGCCGCATCGCCGCGCGCGTCAGTGGGGCGACGACGGAGACGACGGTGCGCAACATGGTCGACAAGGTGCTGGCGGAGAAGGCTTGA
- the ccsB gene encoding c-type cytochrome biogenesis protein CcsB yields MMSAFAFIDEAHSTLAQNSTRAVYAAALVLTLAMLSFCVDLAQAPGRQARAGRRGAADEAAVEADAMSAEATSAGAAASSTASVGGATAVLERTRERRDLDGEGTPDVPADGHKRQWAGTGMALTWLGAAFLIAGIVMRSLAVHRPPLGNMYEFDLAGTAFLLVCFLLWSLRKDVRWLGAFVTLPATLFLILAAKVYYTEASKLMPSLQSYWLSIHVTVATLSVGLFTIGFVITALYLAQKTREERGKSGGFLRSLPDSETLDRLAYGVHIIAFPLWMFTVLCGAIWAQEAWGHYWNWDPKEVWSLVIFIVYAAYLHSRVTVGWSGRKAAAVVLVGFACILINYGVVNVFFVGQHSYSGL; encoded by the coding sequence ATGATGTCCGCTTTCGCATTCATCGACGAGGCGCACAGCACCCTCGCGCAGAACTCCACGCGCGCCGTGTATGCGGCCGCGCTCGTCCTCACCCTCGCGATGCTCTCGTTCTGCGTCGACCTCGCCCAGGCCCCTGGCCGTCAGGCGCGGGCCGGACGTCGAGGCGCGGCCGATGAGGCTGCTGTCGAGGCCGACGCCATGAGCGCCGAGGCCACGAGCGCCGGCGCGGCAGCGTCGTCGACGGCCAGCGTCGGTGGTGCGACGGCGGTGCTCGAACGCACCCGCGAACGTCGTGACCTCGACGGCGAGGGCACCCCCGACGTCCCGGCCGACGGTCACAAGCGTCAGTGGGCCGGCACCGGCATGGCGCTGACGTGGCTGGGTGCCGCGTTCCTCATCGCGGGCATCGTCATGCGATCGCTCGCCGTGCACCGCCCGCCGCTGGGCAACATGTACGAGTTCGACCTCGCCGGTACCGCGTTCCTGCTCGTGTGCTTCCTGCTGTGGAGCCTGCGAAAGGACGTGCGCTGGCTTGGCGCGTTCGTCACGCTGCCCGCGACGCTGTTCCTCATCCTCGCGGCGAAGGTGTACTACACCGAGGCGAGCAAGCTCATGCCGTCGCTGCAGTCGTACTGGTTGTCGATCCACGTGACGGTCGCGACGCTGTCCGTCGGCCTGTTCACGATCGGCTTCGTCATCACAGCGCTGTACCTCGCCCAGAAGACGCGCGAGGAGAGGGGCAAGAGCGGCGGTTTCCTGCGCTCGCTGCCCGATTCGGAGACCCTCGACCGCCTCGCCTACGGCGTGCACATCATCGCGTTCCCGCTGTGGATGTTCACCGTCCTGTGCGGCGCCATCTGGGCGCAGGAGGCCTGGGGTCACTACTGGAACTGGGACCCGAAGGAAGTGTGGTCGCTCGTCATCTTCATCGTCTACGCGGCCTACCTGCACAGCCGCGTGACGGTCGGGTGGAGCGGACGCAAGGCCGCCGCCGTCGTCCTCGTCGGCTTCGCGTGCATCCTCATCAACTACGGCGTCGTCAACGTGTTCTTCGTCGGCCAGCACTCCTACTCGGGGCTGTGA
- a CDS encoding superoxide dismutase, with translation MADYSLPELPYDYAALEPYISGEIMELHHDKHHATYVKGINTAVDQLSEMRDKEEFTFLGTLEKNLAFHLGGHVNHSVFWTNMSPDGGDKPVGDLAARIDADFGSLDKFRAQFEANALGVQGAGWSVLTWDMVAQKLYIVQHFDHQGNVPICMVPLLMLDMWEHSYYLQYKNDKATFVKQWWNIVNWADVQARFEKASKQTPGLIV, from the coding sequence ATGGCTGACTACTCGCTCCCGGAACTTCCCTACGACTACGCAGCTCTCGAGCCCTACATCTCGGGCGAGATCATGGAGTTGCACCACGACAAGCACCACGCGACGTACGTCAAGGGCATCAACACGGCCGTCGACCAGCTGTCGGAGATGCGTGACAAGGAGGAGTTCACGTTCCTCGGCACGCTGGAGAAGAACCTGGCGTTCCACCTCGGTGGCCACGTCAATCACTCGGTGTTCTGGACGAACATGTCGCCTGACGGTGGTGACAAGCCCGTTGGTGATCTCGCGGCTCGTATCGACGCCGACTTCGGTTCGCTCGACAAGTTCCGCGCGCAGTTCGAGGCCAACGCCCTCGGTGTGCAGGGTGCCGGCTGGTCGGTGCTGACGTGGGACATGGTCGCGCAGAAGCTGTACATCGTTCAGCACTTCGACCACCAGGGCAACGTGCCGATCTGCATGGTTCCGCTGCTCATGCTCGACATGTGGGAGCACTCCTACTACCTGCAGTACAAGAACGACAAGGCGACGTTCGTCAAGCAGTGGTGGAACATCGTCAACTGGGCTGACGTGCAGGCGCGTTTCGAGAAGGCGTCGAAGCAGACGCCCGGTCTCATCGTCTGA
- a CDS encoding cytochrome c biogenesis CcdA family protein → MIALLAASDSPRQIVADGALPLAMFFAALAGLVSFASPCVLPLVPGFLAYVTGLTDEKRRTRIILGACLFVLGFSVVFVGLQAALSFFVDTVGAHDTLLLRVGGVFVIVMGLLFLGVLGQRGFTVRWRPAAGLLGAPLLGAVFALGMSPCVGPVYGAILAANTALGSSGVNGRGLLLTACYSLGIGIPFILIAAGWSRAERASKWLRARHRPIQLVGGGLMIAIGVLMVTGLWNSLIADIQTHLVNQFEPVI, encoded by the coding sequence TTGATCGCGTTGCTCGCGGCGAGCGACTCGCCGAGACAGATCGTCGCGGACGGCGCGTTGCCGCTCGCGATGTTCTTCGCTGCCCTCGCGGGGCTCGTCTCGTTCGCCTCGCCGTGCGTGCTGCCACTCGTACCAGGCTTCCTCGCCTACGTGACGGGCCTGACCGACGAGAAGCGTCGCACCCGCATCATCCTCGGCGCGTGCCTGTTCGTCCTCGGCTTCTCCGTCGTGTTCGTCGGCCTGCAGGCCGCGCTGTCGTTCTTCGTCGACACCGTCGGCGCCCACGACACGCTGCTGCTGCGCGTCGGCGGGGTGTTCGTCATCGTCATGGGCCTGCTGTTCCTCGGCGTGCTCGGCCAGCGCGGATTCACCGTGCGCTGGCGCCCGGCCGCGGGGCTGCTCGGCGCTCCGCTGCTCGGCGCCGTGTTCGCGCTCGGCATGTCGCCGTGCGTCGGGCCGGTCTACGGCGCGATCCTCGCGGCCAACACCGCACTCGGATCGAGCGGTGTCAACGGGCGCGGGTTGCTGCTCACCGCCTGCTACAGCCTGGGCATCGGCATCCCCTTCATTCTCATCGCGGCCGGCTGGAGCCGCGCCGAGCGCGCCTCGAAGTGGTTGCGCGCGCGGCATCGTCCGATCCAGCTCGTCGGCGGCGGCCTCATGATCGCCATCGGCGTGCTCATGGTGACGGGTCTGTGGAACTCGCTCATCGCCGACATCCAGACCCATCTCGTCAATCAGTTCGAACCGGTGATCTAG
- the resB gene encoding cytochrome c biogenesis protein ResB — MAKTSDNPEPGAFRVDDAAHGEASMGGAARDDVPRDDAAEADSTKTSSRDDRATVTQPRLGFLGGLRWFWRQLTSMRTALFLLLLVAVGAVPGSIFPQHSIDEQRVTQYRLDHPDLAPWLDRLGMFNVYSSPWFAAIYLLLTVSLVGCIIPRVRVHYKAMRQGPPAMPRRLSRLPAHREVTLEATPEQVIAATRTVLRRKRFALRKGTGEFEVASEGGMLRETGNLLFHLSLIGIIVSVAAGHVWGWRGDVIVPEGSGFASTPSRYDTLKLGPWVDAEQDIPDWALKMNTLKVTFESNVDPTSSQWGQPRDFTADVDYRESANSAWKKDTIKVNHPLKVGGGEVYLLGNGYAPKITFKDAKGNVLYDESTPFLSIDNKYKSTGAFKISGASPKQIGLTGFFLPTAYLDPNLGPSSAFPDAKAPALYLTAFTGDLYPNGRPQSVFSLDTGTMTQLKDEKGQPVRLQLALGQTVQLPNNLGSVTFDAAPRWAGLSIRHDPGKGPALLFSVLALAGLVLSLTIRRRRVFVRVRSATDGDTDARTVVEIGGLAKGEDPRLALAVDDILERISRAAAPTTKTTGKA, encoded by the coding sequence GTGGCCAAGACGTCAGACAACCCCGAACCCGGCGCGTTCCGCGTCGACGACGCTGCTCACGGCGAGGCATCCATGGGCGGTGCGGCGCGCGACGACGTGCCCCGTGACGATGCGGCCGAGGCAGACTCGACGAAGACGTCCTCGCGGGACGATCGGGCGACGGTGACGCAGCCGCGTCTCGGGTTCCTCGGCGGCCTGCGCTGGTTCTGGCGGCAGTTGACGAGCATGCGCACGGCGCTGTTCCTGTTGCTGCTCGTCGCGGTCGGGGCCGTGCCGGGCTCGATCTTCCCGCAGCACTCGATCGACGAGCAGCGTGTCACGCAGTACCGCCTCGATCATCCGGATCTGGCGCCGTGGCTCGACCGGCTCGGCATGTTCAACGTCTACAGCTCGCCGTGGTTCGCCGCCATCTACCTTCTGCTGACTGTGTCGCTCGTCGGCTGCATCATCCCGCGCGTCCGGGTGCACTACAAGGCGATGCGGCAGGGCCCGCCCGCGATGCCCCGCCGCCTCTCACGCCTTCCCGCGCACCGCGAGGTGACGCTCGAGGCGACCCCCGAGCAGGTCATCGCCGCGACGCGTACCGTCCTGCGGCGCAAGCGGTTCGCGCTGCGCAAGGGCACGGGCGAGTTCGAGGTCGCCTCCGAGGGCGGCATGCTGCGCGAGACGGGCAACCTGCTGTTCCACCTCAGCCTCATCGGCATCATCGTCTCGGTCGCGGCCGGGCACGTCTGGGGCTGGCGCGGTGACGTCATCGTCCCCGAGGGCAGCGGTTTCGCCTCGACGCCGTCGCGCTACGACACCCTGAAGCTCGGGCCGTGGGTCGATGCGGAGCAGGACATCCCCGACTGGGCGCTCAAGATGAACACGCTCAAGGTGACGTTCGAGAGCAACGTCGACCCGACGAGCAGCCAGTGGGGTCAACCGCGCGACTTCACCGCCGACGTCGACTACCGGGAGTCGGCGAACAGCGCGTGGAAGAAGGACACGATCAAGGTCAACCACCCGCTGAAGGTGGGAGGCGGCGAGGTGTACCTGCTCGGCAACGGCTACGCCCCGAAGATCACGTTCAAGGACGCGAAGGGCAACGTCCTGTATGACGAATCCACGCCGTTCCTGTCGATCGACAACAAGTACAAGTCGACCGGCGCATTCAAGATCTCGGGCGCCTCACCGAAGCAGATCGGCCTCACCGGCTTCTTCCTGCCGACGGCCTACCTCGACCCGAACCTGGGCCCGAGCTCGGCCTTCCCCGACGCCAAGGCGCCGGCGCTGTACCTCACGGCGTTCACGGGCGACCTGTACCCGAACGGTCGCCCGCAGTCGGTGTTCAGCCTCGACACCGGCACGATGACGCAGCTCAAGGACGAGAAGGGCCAGCCGGTGCGTCTGCAGCTCGCCCTCGGCCAGACGGTGCAGCTGCCGAACAACCTCGGCTCCGTGACGTTCGACGCGGCGCCACGGTGGGCGGGGCTGTCGATCCGTCACGACCCCGGCAAGGGGCCGGCCCTACTGTTCAGCGTCCTCGCACTCGCCGGCCTCGTGCTTTCCCTGACGATCCGTCGTCGGCGCGTGTTCGTCCGCGTCCGTTCCGCTACGGATGGCGACACCGACGCGCGTACAGTGGTTGAGATCGGTGGGCTCGCCAAGGGTGAGGATCCTCGTCTCGCGCTGGCGGTCGACGACATCCTCGAACGCATCAGCCGCGCGGCGGCCCCCACCACGAAGACGACAGGTAAGGCATGA
- a CDS encoding YceI family protein: MASLNTLPAGTWNIDPAHTEISFVARHLMVTKVRGKFTDYSATVVAADPISDSSVEFTVQTASVDTGNADRDAHVKSGDFFDVETYPTMTFKATQITDDEITGDLTIKDVTKPVTFSYDFNGVATDPWGATRAGFEASGEINRNDFGMTFNAPLDGGGVLISEKIKINLDLEFTKA, from the coding sequence ATGGCCTCCCTCAACACCCTCCCCGCCGGCACCTGGAACATCGACCCGGCGCACACGGAGATCTCGTTCGTCGCCCGTCACCTCATGGTGACGAAGGTGCGCGGCAAGTTCACCGACTACTCGGCAACGGTCGTCGCCGCCGACCCGATCTCGGATTCGAGCGTCGAGTTCACGGTGCAGACCGCGTCGGTCGACACGGGCAACGCCGACCGTGATGCGCACGTCAAGTCGGGCGACTTCTTCGACGTCGAGACCTACCCGACGATGACGTTCAAGGCCACGCAGATCACGGACGACGAGATCACGGGTGACCTGACGATCAAGGATGTGACGAAGCCCGTCACGTTCTCGTACGACTTCAACGGTGTCGCGACCGACCCGTGGGGCGCCACGCGCGCCGGTTTCGAGGCGTCGGGTGAGATCAACCGCAACGACTTCGGCATGACGTTCAACGCTCCCCTCGACGGTGGCGGCGTCCTGATCAGCGAGAAGATCAAGATCAACCTCGACCTCGAGTTCACGAAGGCCTGA
- a CDS encoding bifunctional uroporphyrinogen-III C-methyltransferase/uroporphyrinogen-III synthase, whose product MSTDQHHARVAFVGAGPGDPGLLTMRAARLIENADAVIFDQICGERFVAPFVRDEVELVDAGYGDAGAQLTTASRAKLVVKTAKSVAAQHDDADSSARGGEQPLVVRLMDGDPSTFHGLAEEALACSKAGIDFEIVPGVSAVSAVPAYAGVPLTDAKARTVHVVTAGDPKIDWARSIDACITVVVLGQADALKTSLCELREAGRRGNTPVALTENGTTITQSTVTTTLDEVPAVLKRSSFDGPVMAIVGSTVAHRDLLSWWENKPLFGWNVLVPRTKEQSGSMIERLATHGATSTVVPTISVEPPRTPQQMEKAVKGLVTGRYEWVGFTSVNAVRAVREKFAEFGLDVRAFAGVKIAAVGGVTANALREWGLEADLTPSGEQSAQGLLEVWADYDEDLDPINRVFLPRADIATDTLVAGLEEMGWEVDDVTAYRTVRAAPPAPEVREAIKSGKFDAVCFTSSSTVRNLVGIAGKPHTSTVVACIGPATAKTAEEHGLRVDVVAPEASAASLVDALAGYGRSLAHEAAESGEKVRRPSDRRGAARRKVKA is encoded by the coding sequence ATGAGCACCGACCAGCACCACGCGAGGGTGGCCTTCGTCGGCGCGGGCCCGGGCGACCCGGGCCTGTTGACGATGCGCGCCGCGCGCCTCATCGAGAACGCGGACGCGGTGATCTTCGACCAGATCTGCGGTGAGCGCTTCGTCGCGCCGTTCGTGCGCGACGAGGTCGAACTCGTCGACGCCGGCTACGGCGACGCGGGCGCGCAGCTCACCACCGCGAGCCGCGCGAAGCTCGTCGTCAAGACTGCGAAATCCGTTGCAGCGCAGCATGATGACGCCGACAGCTCGGCTCGAGGTGGCGAGCAGCCGCTCGTCGTGCGCCTCATGGACGGCGACCCGTCGACGTTCCACGGCCTCGCCGAAGAAGCGCTCGCGTGCTCCAAGGCGGGCATCGACTTCGAGATCGTCCCGGGCGTCTCGGCCGTCTCCGCGGTGCCCGCGTACGCGGGCGTGCCGCTGACGGACGCGAAGGCGCGCACCGTCCACGTCGTCACCGCAGGCGACCCGAAGATCGACTGGGCGCGTTCGATCGACGCGTGCATCACCGTCGTCGTGCTCGGCCAGGCCGACGCGCTCAAGACGTCGCTGTGCGAACTGCGTGAGGCCGGCCGACGGGGCAACACGCCCGTCGCGCTGACGGAGAACGGCACGACGATCACGCAGTCGACGGTGACGACGACGCTGGACGAGGTGCCCGCCGTGCTCAAGCGATCCTCGTTCGACGGGCCCGTCATGGCGATCGTCGGCTCGACGGTCGCGCACCGCGACCTGCTGTCGTGGTGGGAGAACAAGCCGCTGTTCGGTTGGAACGTGCTCGTACCGCGCACGAAGGAGCAGTCGGGTTCGATGATCGAGCGTCTCGCGACGCACGGCGCAACGAGCACCGTCGTGCCGACGATCAGCGTCGAACCGCCGCGCACGCCGCAGCAGATGGAGAAGGCCGTCAAGGGCCTCGTCACGGGGCGCTACGAGTGGGTCGGATTCACGTCCGTCAACGCCGTGCGCGCCGTGCGCGAGAAGTTCGCCGAGTTCGGGCTCGACGTGCGCGCGTTCGCGGGCGTCAAGATCGCGGCCGTCGGCGGGGTGACGGCGAACGCGCTGCGCGAGTGGGGCCTCGAGGCCGACCTGACGCCGTCGGGTGAGCAGTCGGCACAGGGTCTGCTCGAGGTGTGGGCCGACTACGACGAGGATCTCGACCCGATCAACCGCGTCTTCCTGCCGCGCGCCGACATCGCGACGGACACGCTCGTCGCGGGCCTCGAGGAGATGGGCTGGGAGGTCGACGACGTCACCGCGTACCGCACGGTGCGCGCGGCCCCGCCCGCGCCGGAGGTGCGTGAGGCGATCAAGTCGGGCAAGTTCGACGCCGTGTGCTTCACGTCGAGTTCGACGGTACGCAACCTCGTCGGCATCGCCGGCAAGCCGCACACGTCGACCGTCGTCGCGTGCATCGGCCCGGCGACGGCGAAGACCGCCGAGGAGCACGGGCTGCGCGTCGACGTCGTCGCGCCCGAGGCGTCGGCGGCGTCCCTCGTCGACGCTCTCGCCGGCTACGGCCGGTCGCTGGCCCACGAGGCCGCGGAGTCTGGGGAGAAGGTACGCCGCCCGAGCGATCGACGCGGGGCGGCCCGACGAAAGGTGAAGGCCTGA
- a CDS encoding MarR family winged helix-turn-helix transcriptional regulator, which translates to MTRGGETAWLSESEQAAWRHYLRGARALETALDRELLAHGMSLAEYEILSMLSESEGRRLRMSALATIVVQSRSRLTHTANRLERRGWVERQPCLDDSRGVELVLTEDGLQALHEAAKVHVASVRAFMVDVMPARQFASLGDAMRRVGEAVEASER; encoded by the coding sequence GTGACGCGAGGTGGCGAGACGGCGTGGTTGAGCGAGTCCGAGCAGGCTGCGTGGCGCCACTACCTGCGCGGCGCGCGGGCGCTCGAGACGGCGCTCGATCGTGAACTGCTCGCCCACGGCATGTCGCTGGCCGAGTACGAGATCCTCTCGATGCTCTCCGAATCGGAGGGTCGGCGCCTGCGCATGAGTGCGCTCGCGACCATCGTCGTGCAGTCACGCAGTCGGCTGACGCACACCGCCAACCGCCTCGAACGGCGCGGCTGGGTCGAGCGTCAGCCCTGCCTCGACGACTCGCGCGGCGTCGAACTCGTCCTCACCGAGGACGGGCTGCAGGCCCTGCACGAGGCAGCCAAGGTGCACGTCGCGAGTGTGCGCGCCTTCATGGTCGACGTGATGCCCGCGCGTCAGTTCGCGAGCCTCGGGGATGCCATGCGCCGCGTCGGCGAGGCCGTCGAGGCCAGCGAGCGCTGA
- the hemB gene encoding porphobilinogen synthase: MGSYDLTHRPRRLRTSPVMRDMVAETVVSPSDLILPVFVRENASENTPIASMPGVVQHTLDSLVAEAKRARDAGIAGVMLFGVPESKDAVGSGALDPDGILNVGLRAVRDAVGDDLLVMGDLCLDEFTDHGHCGVLDDAGRVDNDATLDVYAQMAVAQAQAGAHVLAPSGMMDGQIGVIRAALDLSGHDDVAVMAYSAKYASAAYGPFREAVQSSLQGDRATYQQDPRNRTESLREAMLDEEQGADILMVKPALPYLDVLSDVAAAATVPVAAYQVSGEMAMIEAAAANGWIDRERMIRESLTCIKRAGASIILTYYALTI, from the coding sequence ATGGGTAGCTACGATCTGACGCACCGTCCGCGGCGGCTGCGCACGTCGCCGGTGATGCGCGACATGGTCGCCGAGACGGTCGTCTCGCCGTCCGACCTCATCCTGCCGGTGTTCGTGCGCGAGAACGCTTCGGAGAACACGCCGATCGCGTCGATGCCGGGCGTCGTGCAGCACACGCTCGACTCGCTCGTCGCGGAGGCGAAGCGCGCGCGTGACGCCGGCATCGCAGGCGTCATGCTGTTCGGCGTGCCGGAGTCGAAGGACGCCGTGGGTTCGGGTGCGCTCGATCCTGACGGCATCCTCAACGTCGGGCTGCGTGCCGTGCGTGACGCCGTGGGTGACGACCTGCTCGTCATGGGTGATCTGTGCCTCGACGAGTTCACCGACCATGGTCACTGCGGGGTTCTCGACGACGCGGGTCGGGTCGACAACGACGCGACGCTCGACGTGTACGCGCAGATGGCGGTGGCGCAGGCGCAGGCCGGTGCGCATGTGCTCGCGCCGAGCGGCATGATGGACGGCCAGATCGGTGTCATCCGTGCGGCGCTCGATCTGTCGGGGCACGACGACGTCGCCGTCATGGCGTACTCGGCGAAGTACGCGTCGGCGGCGTACGGCCCGTTCCGTGAGGCCGTGCAGAGTTCGTTGCAGGGTGATCGCGCGACGTATCAGCAGGATCCGCGCAACCGCACCGAGTCGTTGCGTGAGGCGATGCTCGACGAGGAGCAGGGCGCCGACATTCTCATGGTGAAGCCCGCGCTGCCGTACCTGGACGTGTTGTCGGACGTCGCGGCTGCCGCGACGGTGCCGGTCGCGGCGTATCAGGTGTCGGGTGAGATGGCGATGATCGAGGCGGCTGCAGCGAACGGTTGGATCGATCGTGAGCGCATGATCCGCGAGTCGTTGACGTGCATCAAGCGTGCCGGCGCGTCGATCATCTTGACGTACTACGCGCTGACGATCTAG